One genomic region from Gossypium hirsutum isolate 1008001.06 chromosome D13, Gossypium_hirsutum_v2.1, whole genome shotgun sequence encodes:
- the LOC107937671 gene encoding NAD-dependent malic enzyme 59 kDa isoform, mitochondrial yields the protein MQDLGLRQPRIEGEEYLSIIDEFIEAVLTRWPKAIVQFEDFQMKWAFKTLKRYRERFCMFNDDVQVTAGVALAGLLGTVREQG from the exons ATGCAAg ATTTAGGACTAAGACAACCAAGGATAGAAGGGGAAGAATATTTATCAATTATTGATGAGTTCATCGAAGCGGTTTTAACACGTTGGCCTAAGGCTATTGTACAG TTTGAGGATTTTCAAATGAAGTGGGCCTTTAAAACTCTGAAACGCTATCGGGAAAGGTTTTGCATGTTTAATGATGACGTACAG GTAACTGCTGGAGTTGCACTTGCTGGATTGTTAGGAACTGTAAGAGAACAAGGTTGA